The Rhopalosiphum maidis isolate BTI-1 chromosome 4, ASM367621v3, whole genome shotgun sequence region atgaataattaaataggtacctaccgaATACTTTTTGCGCACTTGTAAGGTCAAGGGCGAAATTATTTAACCATACAAATATCCAAAAATTCACACAGTAGTCGCCAGACGATTGCCCCGACACTATGATGTACCTTTGTTACATAGTGGTTTTAATCTTAACCGCGTTTAGTACAAATGctggtaaataattattttatttaaaactaagtatcaatttttaattttatttataaaatattctgtaaATTCAACTTATACTTGACTTCTCTAGAACCTGCAAAATTGGATTGGTGGCAGACTAGTGTCATTTACCAAGTATACCCAAGATCGTTTAAAGACAGCAATGGTGATGGCGTTGGAGACCTAAAAGGTAATTGTATCCGTGTAcgataataagttaataaatagataataataggtaattaacaacaacaaaaaaaaaatgttttttaaattgccaTGTCACTAATGTATTAAAGTtttgtaatattcaaataaaatgtattgttatattaagcatttgatttaaaataaaataaaaaagatagaaaatattttagaattcaaaattaggttaagaaaacaattatgtaaaaagCAATGTCtgagaacaaaatatataattatataaacaataagttaagtaataatacaaaagattatgacaatattcaaaactatagGTTAACAAAACTATTAAGCATTAAATAACAACtcttgttttaaatatcaaggtaacaatagtttaaaaatagtaagacATATTGTACTTTACACCAATAATACATGGCATACATTTaagactaattttttttatttatcttattggctatcgtacaaaaaaaaaatataagtttaaatgttgataaatgataatacatattatattgtatttttttgtataggtatagaaGAAATGGCCgaacattttaatgaaacagGTATTGGAGCTATATGGTTGTCCCCAATATTCAAATCTCCCTTGGCTGATTTCGGTTATGACATTTccgattttgtaaaaatcgaTAGCACTTATGGAACAATGGAAGACTTTTTATCACTTCAGATGAAACTTAAATCGCTTGGTATACATTACGAGTATTTACATGTGAAAAATTTAACCATAAATACTAGGTAGTATTTGTgcgatataatacaattatgaatCACGTTTTTCCACTCGATTTCAGGCGTTCGTATTCTATTGGATTTTGTGCCCAACCATTCAAGTGACGAACATGAGTGGTTTCAAAAATCAGTCAAAAAAATTGATCCATACACTGAATACTACGTGTGGCTTGACGGAAAATTAGATGAAAATGGAAACAGAGTACCTCCAAATAATTGGGTgagtcaaattaatttaacgatatattaatttcacgTTACATAATACGACGTTTATTATtgcattgaatattttgacgTGTAATGATTGAGGATAGtgagtttatatattacatcacTACTTAACTCAAGATATTTTCAACTAGTCTAACTttgtctaatttaaatttaatttgactaatattaaaaaccttatattgtccataaattataatctacgattattatcaatattataaatattattttcaagcgAAACTATTTTGACGGAAGTGCTTGGGAGTGGTCGTCTGAAAGAGGACAATACTATTTGCACCAGTTCACGGTTAAACAACcagatttaaattacaactctCCTGCTCTATTAGAAGAAATGAAGGTACTCATCTCtattaaatcgtattattcATGCGTTCTATTCAGACTTCTAAACATTCGATTTCTTTAGAACGTACTTAGATTTTGGCTAGATGTTGGCGTTGATGGATTCCGCATAGACGCTTTGCCTTTCATAGTAGAAGACATTACGTTTGAAGACGAACCACTGATTGATCCAAAAATCAAAGATGataattacacatattttttgctCGACCATACGTTATCTAGGGATCAACcaggtacatataaaattgtCGAAGAATTTAGAGCAATCTGTGACGAATACACTAACCGTGATGGAAATACAaggtattaaaacaaaaaatatattacttatattattggtttatattttttttagctatttgtaatttataatatatattatatacaatctaataaaaatctgAGAATTAGCACTGCACTATAATAGGTTTCGACTCTTTGAGTGTACATTGAGTTGGAAGGTCACTATAattgatgtgttaaattttaattcaatgataaataattttatataaaaacgattttgagtgGAGACGTTCTCTCAGACTATATCACTAaagatatttatgtattgcaattagcaattaatttttcttttagttaTATGGTAAGGTTAACTTAttttagacaaaaa contains the following coding sequences:
- the LOC113552967 gene encoding maltase 2-like, translating into MMYLCYIVVLILTAFSTNAEPAKLDWWQTSVIYQVYPRSFKDSNGDGVGDLKGIEEMAEHFNETGIGAIWLSPIFKSPLADFGYDISDFVKIDSTYGTMEDFLSLQMKLKSLGVRILLDFVPNHSSDEHEWFQKSVKKIDPYTEYYVWLDGKLDENGNRVPPNNWRNYFDGSAWEWSSERGQYYLHQFTVKQPDLNYNSPALLEEMKNVLRFWLDVGVDGFRIDALPFIVEDITFEDEPLIDPKIKDDNYTYFLLDHTLSRDQPGTYKIVEEFRAICDEYTNRDGNTRLMLVEAYASINYTMMYYSQQTHRAHMPFNFNFITYLNKTSSAVDIKNTINLWLDNMPAGQWANWVIGNHDNKRVATRFGQDMVDPMNTLTTMLPGTAITYNGEEIGMADGTIRWDQTVDPFGRNGGMARYEVNSRDPCRTPFHWNDLQNAGFTTSQHTWLPVNSNHWYLNLAFQKVCLRSHYQTYKTLLRLRSSPTIAQGNLTMHTPSDWILILTRQLEGHETFYIVLNVGSEQEAIILNEHFKDVPIYMIVRASSINAWHSENDYIDTTRPLAMRPKSSLVLSY